From Aquabacter sp. L1I39, the proteins below share one genomic window:
- the coaE gene encoding dephospho-CoA kinase (Dephospho-CoA kinase (CoaE) performs the final step in coenzyme A biosynthesis.) yields MWVLGLTGSIGMGKSATAGMFRAMGVPVHDADATVHDLYAKEAVAPVEAAFPGVVKDGRVDRPALSQRVLGDADAMKRLEAIVHPLVRAREEAFLAKARAAGARLVVLDIPLLLETGSAGRVDAVAVVSAPEAVQKARVLARPGMSEERFALILAKQVPDAEKRRRAHFLIDTGRGFDAARHQVAGVVRALSGPGRRA; encoded by the coding sequence ATGTGGGTGCTCGGCCTCACCGGCTCCATCGGCATGGGAAAATCCGCCACCGCCGGCATGTTCCGCGCGATGGGCGTGCCCGTGCATGATGCCGACGCCACCGTGCACGACCTCTATGCCAAGGAAGCGGTGGCGCCCGTGGAAGCCGCCTTTCCCGGCGTGGTGAAGGACGGACGGGTGGACCGCCCGGCCCTCTCCCAGCGCGTGCTGGGCGATGCCGATGCCATGAAGCGGTTGGAAGCCATCGTCCATCCGCTGGTGCGGGCGCGGGAAGAGGCGTTTCTCGCCAAGGCGCGGGCGGCGGGGGCGCGGCTGGTGGTGTTGGACATCCCCCTTCTCCTGGAAACCGGCTCGGCCGGCCGGGTGGATGCGGTGGCGGTGGTCAGCGCGCCGGAAGCGGTGCAGAAGGCCCGCGTCTTAGCGCGGCCGGGCATGAGCGAAGAGCGCTTCGCCCTCATCCTCGCCAAGCAGGTGCCCGACGCGGAAAAGCGCCGCCGCGCCCATTTCCTCATCGATACCGGACGCGGCTTCGATGCCGCCCGGCACCAGGTGGCCGGCGTGGTGCGCGCCTTGAGCGGGCCGGGGCGGCGGGCTTAG
- a CDS encoding ActS/PrrB/RegB family redox-sensitive histidine kinase has protein sequence MASAFATFPDGRSLGLRLDTLIRLRWLAVAGQTLSILVVYLLLGFPLPLAPCLAVVGLSVVLNILLRVRFPVARRLSDVAAGPLLAYDVLQLTALLYLTGGLNNPFALLFLAPVMISATALSWTTTVLLGVFAVFCAGIVGLWHQPLPWIGPSEPELPNLFLAGTWVALSVAIGFIGLHSWRVAEEARELADALAATELVLAREQHLSQLDGLAAAAAHELGTPLATIALVVKEMERSCPPDDPHSEDIVLLRDQVRRCRDILQKLTSLGSGDAPFDRMPLSLLLEEVVGPHRDFGITIAVHLPEDRTDEPVMDRNPGLIYGLGNLVENAVDFAESRVELEARWTTTRMEITVSDDGPGFSPEVSDRIGQPYVTSRARDRQEADEESGLGLGFFIAKTLLERTGASLWVENRPAPAHGAQVRISWMRNAVALDS, from the coding sequence ATGGCATCGGCATTCGCAACCTTCCCTGACGGAAGATCACTGGGTCTTCGACTGGACACGCTCATCCGCCTGCGCTGGCTGGCGGTGGCGGGGCAGACCTTGTCCATCCTGGTGGTCTATCTGCTGCTGGGCTTTCCCCTGCCGCTCGCCCCGTGCCTGGCGGTGGTGGGCCTGTCCGTGGTGCTCAACATCCTGCTGCGGGTGCGCTTTCCGGTGGCGCGGCGGCTCTCCGACGTGGCGGCCGGGCCGCTGCTTGCCTATGACGTCCTGCAGCTGACCGCCCTGCTCTATCTCACCGGCGGGCTGAACAACCCCTTCGCGCTTCTGTTCCTGGCCCCCGTGATGATCTCGGCCACCGCCTTGTCCTGGACCACGACGGTGCTGCTGGGCGTGTTCGCGGTGTTCTGCGCCGGCATTGTGGGCCTGTGGCACCAGCCCTTGCCCTGGATCGGGCCGAGCGAGCCGGAATTGCCGAACCTGTTCCTGGCCGGCACCTGGGTCGCGCTCTCCGTCGCCATCGGCTTTATCGGCCTGCATTCCTGGCGGGTGGCGGAGGAGGCGCGGGAACTGGCCGATGCGCTCGCCGCCACCGAGCTGGTGCTGGCCCGCGAGCAGCACCTCTCCCAGCTCGACGGCCTCGCCGCCGCCGCCGCCCACGAGCTGGGCACGCCGCTCGCCACCATCGCTCTGGTGGTGAAGGAGATGGAGCGCTCCTGCCCGCCGGATGATCCCCATTCGGAAGACATCGTGCTCCTGCGCGATCAGGTGCGCCGGTGCCGGGATATTCTCCAGAAGCTGACGTCCCTCGGCTCAGGCGATGCCCCCTTCGACCGCATGCCGTTGTCCCTGCTTCTGGAGGAAGTGGTCGGTCCCCATCGGGATTTTGGCATCACCATCGCGGTCCACCTGCCGGAGGACCGCACCGACGAGCCGGTGATGGACCGCAATCCCGGCCTCATCTACGGCCTCGGCAATCTGGTGGAGAACGCGGTCGACTTCGCCGAAAGCCGGGTGGAGCTGGAAGCGCGCTGGACCACCACCCGCATGGAGATCACCGTCTCCGACGACGGGCCGGGCTTTTCCCCGGAGGTCTCCGACCGCATCGGCCAACCCTATGTGACCAGCCGCGCCCGCGACCGCCAGGAGGCGGACGAGGAAAGCGGGCTCGGGCTCGGCTTCTTCATCGCCAAGACCTTGCTGGAGCGGACGGGCGCGAGCCTGTGGGTAGAAAACCGCCCGGCTCCGGCCCATGGCGCCCAGGTGCGCATCTCCTGGATGCGCAATGCGGTGGCCCTCGACAGTTGA
- a CDS encoding MmcB family DNA repair protein — protein sequence MAGPSTSPVPKPDGRQSPTALALQRGVLRHFAALGLMGIPEFSLASGRRADIAALDAKGEISIVEIKSSVADFRADVKWPEYRAFCDRLLFAVTVDFPVEILPEEVGILVGDAFGAHVLRPPPLHALPAATRKTLLIRLARAGAARLAALHDPDLRPYADL from the coding sequence ATGGCCGGCCCTTCGACCTCGCCCGTTCCCAAGCCCGATGGCCGCCAGTCGCCCACCGCGCTGGCGCTGCAACGGGGCGTGCTGCGCCATTTCGCGGCGCTGGGGCTGATGGGCATCCCGGAATTCTCCCTCGCTTCCGGCCGGCGGGCCGACATCGCGGCGCTCGACGCCAAGGGGGAGATTTCCATCGTGGAGATCAAGTCGTCGGTGGCGGACTTCCGTGCCGATGTCAAATGGCCGGAATACCGGGCTTTTTGCGATCGGCTGCTGTTCGCGGTGACGGTGGATTTTCCCGTCGAGATCTTGCCAGAGGAGGTGGGCATCCTGGTGGGGGATGCCTTCGGCGCCCATGTGCTGCGCCCGCCGCCGCTGCACGCCTTGCCGGCGGCCACCCGCAAGACCCTGCTGATCCGCCTCGCCCGCGCCGGCGCCGCGCGGCTGGCCGCCCTCCACGATCCCGACCTGCGGCCTTATGCGGATCTGTGA
- a CDS encoding DoxX family protein, protein MKKTSSQPADEDFMRFLDDLALLTGRILMAALLLPSGVKKLMDIGGTTQMLAAKGLPMPEILAIAAGAAETVAPILLVLGLVPRITAVLAGGFVLVATLTSHRFWEIADPAMAMGQQIQFLKNMAIIGGTMFYFVSGAGRFALGGKR, encoded by the coding sequence ATGAAGAAGACCTCGTCTCAGCCTGCTGACGAGGATTTCATGCGCTTCCTGGACGATCTCGCCCTCCTGACCGGCCGTATCCTGATGGCTGCCCTGCTGCTGCCCTCGGGCGTGAAGAAGCTGATGGACATTGGCGGCACCACGCAGATGCTCGCCGCCAAGGGCCTGCCCATGCCCGAAATCCTCGCCATCGCCGCGGGCGCGGCCGAGACGGTCGCCCCCATCCTCCTGGTGCTGGGCCTGGTGCCGCGCATCACCGCAGTGCTGGCTGGCGGCTTCGTGCTGGTGGCGACCCTCACCTCGCACCGCTTCTGGGAAATCGCCGACCCGGCCATGGCCATGGGCCAGCAGATCCAGTTCCTCAAGAACATGGCCATCATTGGCGGCACCATGTTCTATTTCGTCTCCGGCGCGGGGCGCTTCGCGCTCGGCGGGAAGCGCTGA
- a CDS encoding FUSC family protein: protein MRLPTLPRFTLADARLALRATVAALVAYLLAYWLDLPKGYWAVLSAILVVQSSLGASLAIAIDRCLGTIAGGVIGVGFAIVAGPSFGLTLAFLVLGTFMAALLAARSPSYKLAPVTVCVVMLADPSHADPWVSGLERILEISLGGAVGLACALLVLPSKAREYLYPHVADVLDGCAALIDLGARGLVEGTLDPATLDATNTSVRVALRAADTRAGEAKREKIGFFSQSRDMTPLVRGGRRLWHTVIMLLRGAAHPMDKELGRDAGPALMAATTALSAVARAIAANMRDGEGVDMDSTLETASGAVTALDAQMDRLAQSGAFSGDGASLVQLSAAVAACEHLLENLTELAARLKDIRAPMEE, encoded by the coding sequence ATGCGCCTGCCCACCCTTCCCCGCTTCACCCTCGCCGATGCCCGGCTCGCGCTGCGGGCCACCGTGGCGGCTCTGGTCGCCTATCTTCTGGCCTATTGGCTGGATCTGCCCAAGGGCTATTGGGCCGTGCTGAGCGCCATATTGGTGGTGCAGTCCTCGCTGGGGGCGAGTCTCGCCATCGCCATTGACAGGTGCCTGGGCACCATTGCCGGGGGCGTCATCGGCGTGGGCTTCGCCATCGTGGCCGGCCCGTCCTTCGGGCTGACCCTGGCCTTCCTGGTGCTCGGCACCTTCATGGCTGCGCTGCTGGCCGCCCGCAGCCCCAGCTACAAGCTCGCCCCGGTGACGGTCTGCGTGGTGATGCTGGCCGATCCTTCCCATGCGGACCCTTGGGTGTCCGGCCTGGAGCGCATCCTGGAAATCTCGCTCGGCGGGGCGGTGGGACTTGCCTGCGCCCTGCTCGTCCTGCCCTCCAAGGCGCGGGAATATCTCTATCCCCATGTGGCGGATGTGCTGGACGGATGCGCCGCGCTCATCGATCTGGGCGCCCGCGGCTTGGTGGAAGGTACGCTCGACCCGGCAACCCTTGATGCCACCAACACGAGCGTGCGCGTCGCCCTGCGCGCGGCGGACACGCGGGCGGGGGAAGCCAAGCGGGAGAAGATCGGTTTCTTCAGCCAGAGCCGGGACATGACCCCCCTGGTGCGGGGCGGGCGACGGCTGTGGCACACGGTCATCATGCTGCTGCGCGGCGCGGCCCACCCCATGGACAAGGAGCTGGGACGCGATGCCGGCCCAGCGCTGATGGCAGCCACCACCGCGCTTTCGGCGGTGGCGCGGGCCATCGCTGCCAATATGCGGGACGGGGAGGGCGTCGACATGGACTCCACGCTGGAGACGGCGAGCGGTGCCGTGACGGCGCTCGATGCCCAGATGGACCGCCTCGCCCAGTCGGGTGCCTTTTCGGGCGATGGGGCGAGCCTCGTCCAGCTTTCGGCGGCGGTGGCCGCCTGCGAGCATCTTTTGGAAAACCTCACCGAGCTGGCGGCGCGCCTGAAGGACATCCGGGCGCCGATGGAGGAGTAG
- a CDS encoding shikimate dehydrogenase, which produces MTSPKLCIIGQPVAYSRSPLLHGYWMEKHGLSGSYDREEVPLDQAADFFAGFIARGYTGGNVTAPDKEVAFRSVAHADETARALGAVNTLWVEDGHLMGGNTDVYGFIANLDANAPGWQQSDRPVVVLGAGGASRAILFGLLKAGVERIHLANRTLEKAERLAALFGPKVTALPLADVARPMAEAGVLVNTTSLGMKGHPPLDLDLSVLPDDAVVTDAVYVPLETPLLKAARARGLRVVDGLGMLLHQGVPGFERWFGVRPEVDEALRARLVEDLRAKGQLEA; this is translated from the coding sequence GTGACCTCTCCCAAGCTGTGCATCATCGGTCAGCCCGTGGCCTATTCCCGCTCGCCTCTCCTCCATGGCTATTGGATGGAAAAGCACGGGCTTTCCGGCAGCTATGACCGCGAGGAGGTCCCGCTCGACCAGGCGGCGGACTTTTTTGCCGGCTTCATTGCCCGTGGCTATACGGGCGGCAACGTCACCGCCCCGGACAAGGAAGTGGCCTTCCGCTCCGTTGCCCACGCGGATGAGACGGCCCGCGCGCTCGGCGCTGTGAACACGCTCTGGGTGGAAGATGGCCACCTGATGGGCGGCAATACGGATGTCTATGGCTTCATCGCCAATCTCGACGCCAACGCCCCCGGCTGGCAGCAGTCGGACCGGCCGGTGGTGGTGCTGGGGGCGGGCGGGGCCTCGCGGGCCATTCTCTTCGGGCTGTTGAAGGCGGGGGTGGAGCGCATTCACCTCGCCAACCGGACGCTGGAAAAGGCCGAGAGGCTGGCCGCTTTGTTCGGCCCCAAAGTCACCGCCCTGCCGCTTGCCGACGTGGCGCGGCCCATGGCGGAGGCCGGCGTGCTGGTGAACACCACCTCGCTGGGCATGAAGGGCCACCCGCCGCTCGATCTCGACCTTTCCGTGCTGCCGGACGATGCGGTGGTGACCGATGCGGTCTATGTGCCCTTGGAAACCCCGCTGCTGAAGGCCGCGCGGGCGCGGGGGCTTCGGGTGGTGGATGGGCTCGGCATGCTCCTTCACCAGGGCGTGCCCGGCTTTGAGCGCTGGTTCGGCGTGCGGCCGGAGGTGGACGAGGCCTTGCGCGCCCGCCTGGTGGAAGACCTGCGCGCCAAGGGCCAGTTGGAGGCCTGA
- a CDS encoding YihY/virulence factor BrkB family protein: MIIVRCYRVVMDAFWSFVADDGWAIASHIALSALMSLFPFLIFVTSLAAFLDLRPLANETIQLILDTWPQQVAEPIAREIYNVVNHVRTDLLTFGVALALYFSSNGIESLRIGLNRAYQVAERRTWYQLRLESIAFVVIGAAGMLALSFFVVLGPLLWEKTVQHVPALKPFGGIVTLIRIASTSVILIIGLVVAHLWLPAGRRSLLQVAPGILLTLILWLVAATVFGMYLAEFAGNYVTTYAGLASVMVALVFLYLSATIFIFGGEFNAAIARARETAQQRRLATLADARD, translated from the coding sequence ATGATCATCGTCAGGTGCTATCGCGTCGTCATGGATGCCTTCTGGAGCTTCGTGGCGGATGACGGCTGGGCCATTGCCAGCCACATCGCCCTGTCGGCGCTCATGTCGCTGTTCCCATTCCTGATCTTCGTCACCTCGCTGGCCGCCTTCCTCGACCTGCGGCCGCTGGCCAACGAGACCATCCAGCTCATCCTGGACACCTGGCCCCAGCAGGTGGCCGAGCCCATCGCGCGCGAAATCTACAACGTGGTCAACCATGTGCGCACGGACCTGCTGACCTTCGGCGTGGCACTGGCGCTCTACTTCTCCTCAAACGGCATCGAGAGCCTGCGCATCGGCCTCAACCGGGCCTATCAGGTGGCCGAGCGGCGGACCTGGTACCAGTTGCGCCTGGAATCCATCGCCTTCGTGGTGATCGGCGCGGCGGGCATGCTCGCTCTGTCCTTCTTCGTGGTGCTTGGCCCCCTGCTCTGGGAAAAGACGGTGCAGCATGTGCCGGCTCTCAAGCCGTTCGGTGGCATCGTCACCCTCATCCGCATCGCCAGCACCAGCGTGATCCTGATTATCGGGCTGGTGGTGGCCCATCTGTGGCTGCCGGCGGGGCGGCGCAGCCTGCTGCAGGTGGCGCCGGGCATCTTGCTGACCCTGATCCTGTGGCTGGTGGCGGCCACCGTGTTCGGCATGTATCTGGCCGAGTTCGCGGGCAATTATGTCACCACCTATGCGGGCCTCGCCTCGGTGATGGTGGCCCTGGTCTTCCTTTATCTCAGCGCCACCATCTTCATCTTCGGCGGCGAGTTCAACGCCGCCATCGCCCGAGCACGGGAGACGGCGCAGCAGCGGCGGCTCGCCACCCTCGCCGACGCGCGGGACTGA
- a CDS encoding polyhydroxyalkanoate depolymerase, giving the protein MAIGEFSGPARRPVSGSAALSSPLYWMYEMTHAALNPSRALADASRLIFENPLNPAAHTTMGKSMAAAIELFERSTRRYAKPDWRLTHTVVGGERIPVHVNTVWSRPFCRLLHFERAFSQPPRRPQPRLVVVAPMSGHHATLLRGTVEAFLPTHDVYVTDWIDAKLVPLAEGHFTLSDYVDYLISIFHRMGGDCHVLAVCQPAVPVLMAIARMEEEGDPYAPKSMVLMGGPIDTRQAPTAVNRLAESKGIDFFRRNVITTVPWPHPGAMRQVYPGFLQLNGFMSMNLDRHLQAHYDLFRHLIQGDGDSAEKHREFYDEYLAVMDLSAEFYLETVEQVFIRHALPKGEMFHHGARVRPETIRNVALMTVEGEKDDISGVGQTFAAHTLCPLIPDEKRAHWVQPGVGHYGVFNGSRFRSEIAPRISDFILSNNWPRNRDNVVTPRFGDRAAPGAE; this is encoded by the coding sequence ATGGCCATCGGTGAGTTCAGCGGCCCGGCCCGGCGGCCCGTAAGCGGCAGCGCGGCGCTCTCGTCACCCTTGTATTGGATGTACGAGATGACGCACGCCGCGCTCAATCCATCGCGGGCCTTGGCTGATGCCAGCCGCCTCATCTTCGAGAACCCCCTCAATCCCGCCGCGCACACCACCATGGGCAAGTCCATGGCGGCGGCCATCGAGCTGTTCGAGCGCTCCACGCGGCGCTACGCCAAGCCCGACTGGCGCCTCACCCATACCGTGGTGGGCGGGGAGCGGATACCCGTCCACGTCAATACCGTATGGTCCCGGCCATTTTGTCGCCTGCTGCATTTCGAGCGCGCCTTTTCCCAGCCGCCGCGCCGCCCGCAGCCGCGCCTCGTGGTGGTGGCGCCCATGTCCGGCCACCATGCGACGCTGCTGCGCGGCACGGTGGAGGCCTTCCTGCCCACCCACGATGTCTATGTGACCGATTGGATCGACGCCAAGCTGGTGCCGCTGGCGGAAGGCCATTTCACCCTGTCCGATTATGTGGACTATCTGATCTCCATCTTCCACCGCATGGGCGGCGACTGCCATGTGCTCGCTGTCTGCCAGCCGGCCGTCCCGGTGCTGATGGCCATCGCCCGCATGGAAGAGGAGGGCGATCCTTATGCGCCGAAGTCCATGGTGCTCATGGGCGGGCCCATCGATACCCGGCAGGCGCCGACCGCGGTGAACCGCCTCGCCGAGAGCAAGGGCATCGACTTCTTCCGCCGCAATGTCATCACCACCGTGCCGTGGCCCCATCCCGGCGCCATGCGGCAGGTCTATCCGGGTTTCCTGCAGCTCAATGGCTTCATGAGCATGAACCTGGATCGCCACCTTCAGGCCCATTACGATCTCTTCCGCCATCTCATCCAGGGTGACGGCGATTCCGCCGAGAAGCACCGCGAATTCTATGACGAATATCTGGCGGTCATGGACCTGTCCGCCGAGTTCTATCTGGAGACGGTCGAGCAGGTCTTCATCCGCCATGCCCTTCCCAAGGGCGAGATGTTCCACCACGGCGCCCGCGTTCGGCCCGAGACCATCCGCAATGTGGCGCTCATGACGGTGGAAGGGGAGAAGGACGACATTTCCGGCGTCGGGCAGACATTTGCCGCCCACACCTTGTGCCCGCTCATTCCGGACGAGAAGCGTGCCCATTGGGTGCAGCCGGGGGTTGGCCATTACGGCGTCTTCAATGGCTCGCGCTTCCGCTCCGAGATCGCCCCGCGCATCTCCGACTTCATCCTGTCCAACAACTGGCCGCGCAATCGCGACAACGTGGTCACGCCTCGGTTCGGCGATCGGGCTGCGCCAGGCGCGGAATGA
- a CDS encoding Maf family protein, with protein MSLWTGAAPLVLASKSAARRAVLEAAGIPVEPIAVTVDERAVECAAPAAEAAPDDVARLLARTKALAGSALAPGRLVLGADQTLALGPVAFHKAPDMAAARRQLSRLAGRTHALHSALALVKDEEVLFETVETACLTMRPLSDEALDAYLEAAGPGILSSVGCYQLEGLGVHLFEAIEGDHFTILGLPLLPLLGFLRSKGLLP; from the coding sequence ATGAGCTTGTGGACGGGCGCCGCCCCGCTGGTTCTGGCCTCCAAGAGCGCCGCCCGGCGGGCGGTGCTGGAAGCCGCCGGCATTCCCGTTGAGCCCATCGCAGTGACGGTGGATGAGCGTGCGGTGGAGTGCGCCGCCCCCGCCGCCGAGGCCGCCCCCGACGATGTGGCCCGCCTGCTGGCCCGCACCAAGGCGCTGGCCGGCAGCGCGCTGGCGCCGGGCCGGCTGGTTCTGGGCGCGGACCAGACCCTGGCGCTTGGCCCCGTCGCCTTCCACAAGGCGCCGGACATGGCGGCCGCCCGCCGCCAGCTCTCCCGCCTCGCCGGCCGCACCCATGCCCTCCATTCGGCGCTTGCGCTGGTGAAGGACGAAGAGGTGCTGTTCGAAACGGTGGAGACCGCCTGCCTGACCATGCGGCCTTTGTCGGATGAGGCGCTCGACGCCTATCTGGAGGCGGCTGGGCCGGGCATCCTGTCTTCGGTCGGCTGCTACCAGCTGGAGGGGCTAGGGGTGCATCTGTTCGAGGCCATCGAGGGCGACCACTTCACCATATTGGGGCTGCCGCTCTTGCCCCTGCTTGGCTTCCTGCGTTCCAAGGGCCTTCTGCCGTGA
- the dnaQ gene encoding DNA polymerase III subunit epsilon, which yields MREIVLDTETTGLEANNGDRVVEIGCVEMVNRILTGNVFHVYLNPERDMPVEAFNVHGLSSEFLSDKPKFAEKADEFLSFIADDTLVIHNAAFDIGFLNAELERAGRPVIARDRVIDTLALARRKHPGGPNSLDVLMSRYGIDSSKRVKHGALLDAELLAEVYSELLGGRQAMLVGLVDDENAAPRLMSAEKIVARQRPVPLPPLLTPEELTAHVAFIAEMGEKAIWATYAEPTAEAPPAA from the coding sequence ATGCGCGAGATCGTGCTCGACACCGAAACCACGGGCCTGGAAGCTAATAATGGCGACCGGGTGGTGGAGATCGGCTGCGTGGAGATGGTCAACCGCATCCTCACGGGCAACGTCTTCCACGTCTATCTGAACCCCGAGCGGGACATGCCGGTGGAGGCGTTCAACGTCCATGGCCTGTCCAGCGAGTTCCTGTCCGACAAGCCTAAGTTCGCCGAGAAGGCGGACGAGTTCCTCTCTTTCATCGCCGACGACACGCTGGTCATCCACAATGCGGCGTTCGATATCGGCTTCCTGAATGCGGAGCTGGAGCGGGCCGGGCGGCCGGTCATTGCCCGCGACCGGGTCATCGACACTCTGGCGCTCGCCCGCCGCAAGCATCCCGGCGGCCCCAATTCGCTCGATGTGCTGATGAGCCGCTATGGCATCGACAGCTCCAAGCGCGTGAAGCATGGGGCGCTGCTCGACGCGGAATTGCTGGCGGAGGTGTACAGCGAATTGCTGGGTGGCCGGCAGGCCATGCTGGTGGGCCTGGTGGATGACGAGAATGCCGCCCCCCGCCTCATGTCCGCCGAGAAGATCGTCGCGCGCCAGCGCCCCGTTCCCCTGCCCCCTTTGCTGACGCCCGAGGAACTGACCGCCCATGTGGCCTTCATCGCCGAGATGGGCGAGAAGGCCATCTGGGCGACCTATGCCGAGCCGACCGCCGAGGCGCCCCCGGCAGCCTGA
- a CDS encoding M48 family metallopeptidase translates to MLFRRRDRHPPPPPGGEWIELRLDDEVVKVALRRHPSARRLTLRVRTASRDVALTAPPHVSFATASDFVSRHVDWVRARLVRLPETVPFAPGETIPLRGVPHLIVHRLGARGTCWEETGADGERLLCVAGDEPHVARRVLDYLKRLARAELKAAVARHAAALKVTVGPITLRDTSSRWGSCSADGKLSFSWRLILAPPSVLDYLAAHEVAHRLEMNHGPHFWRQVERIYPDRRTAEAWLRANGAGLHRFGAEG, encoded by the coding sequence ATGCTGTTTCGGCGGCGTGACAGGCATCCGCCCCCGCCTCCCGGCGGGGAGTGGATCGAGCTGCGGCTGGACGACGAGGTGGTGAAGGTGGCGCTGCGTCGCCATCCCTCCGCCCGTCGGCTGACTTTGCGCGTGCGCACGGCCAGCCGCGACGTGGCGCTCACCGCCCCGCCCCATGTCTCCTTCGCCACCGCCAGCGATTTCGTCTCCCGCCATGTGGACTGGGTGCGCGCCCGTCTGGTGCGCCTGCCGGAAACGGTGCCATTCGCGCCGGGCGAGACCATTCCGCTGCGCGGCGTGCCCCATCTCATCGTCCACCGGCTGGGGGCACGTGGCACCTGCTGGGAAGAGACGGGCGCTGATGGCGAGCGCCTGCTGTGCGTCGCCGGGGATGAACCCCATGTGGCGCGCCGCGTGCTTGATTATCTGAAGCGCCTCGCCCGCGCCGAACTGAAGGCGGCGGTGGCCCGCCATGCGGCAGCGTTGAAGGTGACGGTCGGGCCGATCACGCTGCGCGATACGTCGAGCCGCTGGGGCTCCTGCTCGGCGGATGGGAAGCTGTCCTTCTCCTGGCGGCTGATCCTCGCCCCGCCCTCAGTGCTGGATTATCTGGCCGCCCATGAGGTGGCCCACCGGCTGGAGATGAATCACGGCCCCCATTTCTGGCGACAAGTGGAGCGCATCTATCCCGACCGGAGGACGGCGGAAGCCTGGCTGCGGGCGAACGGTGCCGGCCTCCACCGCTTCGGCGCGGAGGGCTGA
- a CDS encoding ActR/PrrA/RegA family redox response regulator transcription factor: MTEPVQMAPEGDPSVLIVDDDRSFLQRLARAMETRGFAVSTAESVADGLAKVEAAAPAYAVVDMRLGDGSGLDVISALQKAKPEARAIVLTGYGNIATAVTAVKLGAVDYLAKPADADDVVAALMANADHKPSPPENPMSADRVRWEHIQRVYELCGRNVSETARRLSMHRRTLQRILAKRAPR, encoded by the coding sequence ATGACCGAACCCGTCCAGATGGCCCCAGAGGGAGACCCGTCCGTTCTCATCGTCGATGACGACCGGTCCTTCCTCCAGCGCTTGGCCCGCGCCATGGAAACGCGCGGCTTCGCCGTGAGCACGGCCGAGAGCGTGGCCGACGGCCTCGCCAAGGTGGAAGCCGCCGCCCCCGCTTATGCGGTGGTGGACATGCGGCTCGGCGACGGCAGCGGGCTCGACGTCATCTCCGCCTTGCAGAAGGCCAAGCCCGAGGCCCGCGCCATCGTGCTCACCGGCTATGGCAACATCGCCACCGCGGTGACGGCGGTGAAGCTTGGCGCGGTGGATTATCTGGCCAAGCCCGCCGATGCGGACGACGTGGTCGCCGCCCTCATGGCCAATGCCGACCACAAGCCCTCGCCGCCGGAAAACCCCATGTCGGCGGACCGGGTGCGGTGGGAGCACATCCAGCGCGTCTATGAATTGTGTGGCCGCAACGTCTCGGAGACGGCCCGCCGCCTCTCCATGCACCGCCGCACGCTCCAACGCATCCTGGCAAAGCGCGCGCCGCGCTGA